In Pseudoliparis swirei isolate HS2019 ecotype Mariana Trench chromosome 11, NWPU_hadal_v1, whole genome shotgun sequence, a genomic segment contains:
- the clic4 gene encoding chloride intracellular channel protein 4 isoform X2, whose amino-acid sequence MSLSVPQNGVKAEDEPVIELFVKAGSDGESIGNCPFSQRLFMILWLKGVVFNVTTVDLKRKPADLQNLAPGTHPPFVTFNGEVKTDVNKIEEFLEDVLCPPKYIKLGARHPESNTTGMDIFAKFSAFIKNSKPDGNEALERGLLKTLQKLDEYLSSPLPDEIDHNSIEDIKVSDRMFLDGNEMTLADCNLLPKLHIVKVVAKKYRGFGIPKEMTAIWKYLNHAYTREEFTNTCPSDKEIEIAYGDVAKRLVK is encoded by the exons ATGTCGCTGTCGGTACCGCAGAACGGAGTGAAGGCGGAGGACGAGCCCGTTATCGAGCTGTTCGTGAAG GCGGGAAGTGATGGGGAGAGCATCGGGAACTGCCCCTTCTCCCAGAGACTCTTCATGATCCTGTGGCTCAAAGGAGTCGTCTTCAACGTCACCACGGTGGACCTCAAGAG GAAGCCGGCAGACCTCCAGAACCTGGCCCCGGGCACGCACCCCCCCTTCGTCACCTTCAACGGCGAGGTCAAAACGGACGTCAACAAGATCGAGGAGTTCCTTGAGGATGTCCTCTGCCCACCCAA GTACATCAAGCTCGGTGCGAGACACCCTGAGTCCAACACGACTGGTATGGACATCTTCGCCAAGTTTTCAGCCTTCATCAAGAACTCAAAACCAGATGGAAATGAGG CTCTGGAACGCGGCCTCCTGAAGACGCTGCAGAAGCTGGATGAGTATCTCAGCTCGCCTCTGCCCGACGAGATCGACCACAACAGCATCGAGGACATCAAGGTCTCCGACCGCATGTTCCTGGACGGGAACGAGATGACCCTGGCTGACTGCAACCTGCTGCCCAAGCTGCATATAGTCAAG GTGGTGGCCAAGAAGTACAGAGGCTTTGGCATCCCCAAAGAGATGACCGCCATCTGGAAGTACCTGAACCACGCCTACACGCGCGAGGAGTTCACCAACACCTGCCCCAGTGACAAAGAGATCGAGATCGCCTACGGAGACGTCGCCAAGAGGCTCGTCAAATAA
- the clic4 gene encoding chloride intracellular channel protein 4 isoform X1 — MKPQSPFSAAGSDGESIGNCPFSQRLFMILWLKGVVFNVTTVDLKRKPADLQNLAPGTHPPFVTFNGEVKTDVNKIEEFLEDVLCPPKYIKLGARHPESNTTGMDIFAKFSAFIKNSKPDGNEALERGLLKTLQKLDEYLSSPLPDEIDHNSIEDIKVSDRMFLDGNEMTLADCNLLPKLHIVKVVAKKYRGFGIPKEMTAIWKYLNHAYTREEFTNTCPSDKEIEIAYGDVAKRLVK, encoded by the exons ATGAAGCCACAATCACCCTTTTCAGCG GCGGGAAGTGATGGGGAGAGCATCGGGAACTGCCCCTTCTCCCAGAGACTCTTCATGATCCTGTGGCTCAAAGGAGTCGTCTTCAACGTCACCACGGTGGACCTCAAGAG GAAGCCGGCAGACCTCCAGAACCTGGCCCCGGGCACGCACCCCCCCTTCGTCACCTTCAACGGCGAGGTCAAAACGGACGTCAACAAGATCGAGGAGTTCCTTGAGGATGTCCTCTGCCCACCCAA GTACATCAAGCTCGGTGCGAGACACCCTGAGTCCAACACGACTGGTATGGACATCTTCGCCAAGTTTTCAGCCTTCATCAAGAACTCAAAACCAGATGGAAATGAGG CTCTGGAACGCGGCCTCCTGAAGACGCTGCAGAAGCTGGATGAGTATCTCAGCTCGCCTCTGCCCGACGAGATCGACCACAACAGCATCGAGGACATCAAGGTCTCCGACCGCATGTTCCTGGACGGGAACGAGATGACCCTGGCTGACTGCAACCTGCTGCCCAAGCTGCATATAGTCAAG GTGGTGGCCAAGAAGTACAGAGGCTTTGGCATCCCCAAAGAGATGACCGCCATCTGGAAGTACCTGAACCACGCCTACACGCGCGAGGAGTTCACCAACACCTGCCCCAGTGACAAAGAGATCGAGATCGCCTACGGAGACGTCGCCAAGAGGCTCGTCAAATAA